The proteins below are encoded in one region of Apium graveolens cultivar Ventura chromosome 4, ASM990537v1, whole genome shotgun sequence:
- the LOC141720995 gene encoding uncharacterized protein LOC141720995 codes for MGTREVYEEKLRRGNLDFDPTINPGLGNPRCPRCLSLLDPNSENGEWTITSVLHDATAVAGCGIGGMLSAIHGFNTGIPFVQKHVKGPKWLPFIIGVPPLLMFSAASAAFGGYVLPKFTQVTVTSYYAASSASHYGISLLTRRIEEANTSHSQHERIR; via the exons ATGGGAACTCGAGAAGTATACGAGGAGAAACTGAGAAGAGGAAATCTTGACTTCGATCCCACCATTAATCCTGGTCTCGGCAACCCTCGTTGTCCTCGTTGTCTTTCTCTCCTCGATCCTAATTCc GAGAATGGGGAGTGGACTATCACTTCTGTTTTACATGATGCCACTGCTGTG GCTGGCTGTGGGATAGGTGGAATGCTTAGTGCAATTCATGGTTTCAACACAG GGATCCCATTTGTTCAGAAACATGTTAAGGGGCCGAAGTGGCTTCCTTTTATTATAGGG GTTCCGCCCCTTCTAATGTTCTCTGCTGCTAGTGCTGCCTTTGGAG GATATGTGCTTCCCAAATTTACTCAAGTTACTGTGACATCATATTATGCTGCTTCAAGTGCATCACATTATGGTATCTCATTGCTAACGAGACGCATTGAAGAGGCCAACACGTCCCATTCACAGCATGAAAGGATTAGATAA
- the LOC141720999 gene encoding large ribosomal subunit protein eL21z/eL21y-like, with protein MPAGHGLRSRTRDSFSRAFRKKGTIHLSTYLRTYHIGDYVDIKVNGAIHKGMPHKFYHGRTGQVWNVTKRAIGVEINKQVGNRIIRKRIHVRIEHVMPSRCTEEVKLRKRKNDQLKAEAKARGEVISTKRQPEGPKPGFMVEGATLETVTPIPYDVVNDLKGGY; from the exons ATGCCGGCGGGACATGGATTACGATCGAGGACACGAGATTCATTCTCGAGAGCATTCAGAAAGAAAGGAACAATTCATCTCTCAACGTACCTCAGAACTTATCATATCGGCGATTATGTTGATATCAAAGTTAACGGCGCTATTCACAAAGGCATGCCTCACAAATTCTACCACGGCCGTACCGGTCAGGTCTGGAACGTCACCAAGCGCGCCATCGGTGTTGAAATCAACAAGCAG GTGGGTAATAGGATAATTAGGAAGAGGATCCATGTGCGAATTGAGCATGTGATGCCTTCACGCTGCACAGAAGAAGTGAAACTACGAAAAAGGAAGAATGACCAGCTGAAGGCCGAGGCCAAAGCCAGAGGTGAAGTTATCAGTACCAAGAGGCAGCCTGAAGGGCCAAAACCTGGTTTCATGGTAGAAGGGGCAACATTGGAGACTGTCACACCTATTCCCTATGATGTGGTTAATGATCTTAAAGGAGGATATTAA
- the LOC141720997 gene encoding uncharacterized protein LOC141720997 isoform X2, which yields MHFLQEFTKSHSPKIIIFISSTILIIYLTVSFILVSKTNSKLPHYHLNLQDISPLEDISSATSLDHIVFGIASNKVSWNSRKEFVRLWWKPKQMRGCVFLDYNRTSSDQDDQDDLLPPLCMSADTSRFLYTYRGGLRSAIRVARVVSETVALNHTNVRWFVFADDDTVFFPENLVKVLSKYDHELWYYIGSNSESFTQNRFFSFNMAYGGAGFAISYPLAKVLAKTFDSCIERYPYLYGSDGRISACLAELGVTLTKEPGFHQVDMKGDVFGLLAAHPVAPLISLHHLDIVNPIFPYMPSSLKALEHLYEAAKHDPHRIIQQTVCYDVYFSWTVSVSWGYAVQVYARNVPLPYLLRAQRTFRPFKRGRHINNNFNLDMREYESDRCRRAVVFYMDQVSSEKDEIQSVYRNNILQSRSMKLIHANCSRIPASPLDLQEIRVYSNKFDPSVKQEAGSQA from the exons ATGCATTTTCTCCAGGAATTCACCAAGTCCCATAGCCCTAAAATTATAATCTTCATATCATCCACCATCTTAATTATTTACCTCACTGTTTCATTTATCCTTGTCTCGAAAACAAATTCAAAGCTCCCTCACTACCACTTGAATTTACAGGACATTTCTCCTTTAGAGGACATTTCTTCTGCAACCTCTCTTGATCATATTGTTTTTGGAATTGCATCCAATAAGGTCTCATGGAATTCCCGAAAAGAATTTGTTCGCCTTTGGTGGAAACCAAAGCAAATGCGAGGCTGTGTATTTCTTGATTACAACAGAACGTCATCAGATCAAGATGACCAAGATGATTTGCTCCCTCCTTTATGCATGTCTGCAGATACTTCTAGATTCCTTTACACGTATAGAGGAGGACTCCGGTCTGCTATACGTGTGGCACGTGTCGTGTCAGAGACGGTTGCCCTTAATCATACAAATGTCAGGTGGTTTGTGTTTGCAGACGATGACACTGTATTTTTTCCtgaaaatcttgtaaaagtactgTCCAAGTATGATCACGAATTGTGGTACTATATTGGGAGTAATTCAGAGAGCTTTACGCAAAACAGGTTCTTCTCTTTCAATATGGCTTATGGAGGTGCCGGATTCGCTATCAGCTATCCTCTCGCTAAAGTACTGGCAAAAACTTTTGATTCTTGTATAGAACGATATCCTTATCTATATGGAAGCGATGGTAGAATCTCTGCTTGTTTGGCTGAGCTGGGGGTTACCTTAACTAAAGAACCTGGCTTTCATCAG GTGGATATGAAGGGAGATGTGTTTGGTTTGTTAGCAGCACATCCCGTGGCACCCTTAATATCACTACATCATTTGGATATTGTGAACCCAATCTTTCCATATATGCCATCATCGTTAAAGGCCTTGGAACATCTATATGAAGCTGCAAAACATGATCCCCACAGGATCATACAACAAACAGTTTGCTATGACGTGTATTTTTCATGGACCGTGTCAGTATCATGGGGATATGCTGTTCAGGTGTACGCAAGAAATGTACCTTTACCCTACTTGCTTCGTGCCCAAAGGACGTTCAGGCCGTTTAAGAGGGGGAGACATATAAACAATAATTTTAATCTTGACATGAGGGAGTATGAGTCGGATAGATGTCGAAGAGCAGTTGTTTTCTACATGGATCAAGTGTCCTCTGAAAAGGATGAAATACAGAGTGTTTATAGAAATAATATATTACAGAGCAGGTCCATGAAGCTAATACATGCTAATTGCAGTCGGATACCTGCTTCACCCCTCGATCTTCAAGAGATCAGGGTTTACTCCAACAAATTCGATCCCAGCGTTAAACAG GAAGCTGGCAGTCAAGCTTGA
- the LOC141720997 gene encoding uncharacterized protein LOC141720997 isoform X1, with protein sequence MHFLQEFTKSHSPKIIIFISSTILIIYLTVSFILVSKTNSKLPHYHLNLQDISPLEDISSATSLDHIVFGIASNKVSWNSRKEFVRLWWKPKQMRGCVFLDYNRTSSDQDDQDDLLPPLCMSADTSRFLYTYRGGLRSAIRVARVVSETVALNHTNVRWFVFADDDTVFFPENLVKVLSKYDHELWYYIGSNSESFTQNRFFSFNMAYGGAGFAISYPLAKVLAKTFDSCIERYPYLYGSDGRISACLAELGVTLTKEPGFHQVDMKGDVFGLLAAHPVAPLISLHHLDIVNPIFPYMPSSLKALEHLYEAAKHDPHRIIQQTVCYDVYFSWTVSVSWGYAVQVYARNVPLPYLLRAQRTFRPFKRGRHINNNFNLDMREYESDRCRRAVVFYMDQVSSEKDEIQSVYRNNILQSRSMKLIHANCSRIPASPLDLQEIRVYSNKFDPSVKQLLAPRRQCCDVLPSTNSEVMEISLRECKDEELVYMHL encoded by the exons ATGCATTTTCTCCAGGAATTCACCAAGTCCCATAGCCCTAAAATTATAATCTTCATATCATCCACCATCTTAATTATTTACCTCACTGTTTCATTTATCCTTGTCTCGAAAACAAATTCAAAGCTCCCTCACTACCACTTGAATTTACAGGACATTTCTCCTTTAGAGGACATTTCTTCTGCAACCTCTCTTGATCATATTGTTTTTGGAATTGCATCCAATAAGGTCTCATGGAATTCCCGAAAAGAATTTGTTCGCCTTTGGTGGAAACCAAAGCAAATGCGAGGCTGTGTATTTCTTGATTACAACAGAACGTCATCAGATCAAGATGACCAAGATGATTTGCTCCCTCCTTTATGCATGTCTGCAGATACTTCTAGATTCCTTTACACGTATAGAGGAGGACTCCGGTCTGCTATACGTGTGGCACGTGTCGTGTCAGAGACGGTTGCCCTTAATCATACAAATGTCAGGTGGTTTGTGTTTGCAGACGATGACACTGTATTTTTTCCtgaaaatcttgtaaaagtactgTCCAAGTATGATCACGAATTGTGGTACTATATTGGGAGTAATTCAGAGAGCTTTACGCAAAACAGGTTCTTCTCTTTCAATATGGCTTATGGAGGTGCCGGATTCGCTATCAGCTATCCTCTCGCTAAAGTACTGGCAAAAACTTTTGATTCTTGTATAGAACGATATCCTTATCTATATGGAAGCGATGGTAGAATCTCTGCTTGTTTGGCTGAGCTGGGGGTTACCTTAACTAAAGAACCTGGCTTTCATCAG GTGGATATGAAGGGAGATGTGTTTGGTTTGTTAGCAGCACATCCCGTGGCACCCTTAATATCACTACATCATTTGGATATTGTGAACCCAATCTTTCCATATATGCCATCATCGTTAAAGGCCTTGGAACATCTATATGAAGCTGCAAAACATGATCCCCACAGGATCATACAACAAACAGTTTGCTATGACGTGTATTTTTCATGGACCGTGTCAGTATCATGGGGATATGCTGTTCAGGTGTACGCAAGAAATGTACCTTTACCCTACTTGCTTCGTGCCCAAAGGACGTTCAGGCCGTTTAAGAGGGGGAGACATATAAACAATAATTTTAATCTTGACATGAGGGAGTATGAGTCGGATAGATGTCGAAGAGCAGTTGTTTTCTACATGGATCAAGTGTCCTCTGAAAAGGATGAAATACAGAGTGTTTATAGAAATAATATATTACAGAGCAGGTCCATGAAGCTAATACATGCTAATTGCAGTCGGATACCTGCTTCACCCCTCGATCTTCAAGAGATCAGGGTTTACTCCAACAAATTCGATCCCAGCGTTAAACAG TTGCTGGCACCTAGACGGCAATGCTGCGATGTATTGCCTTCCACAAACAGTGAAGTCATGGAGATTTCTCTTAGAGAATGCAAAGATGAAGAATTGGTTTACATGCATTTATAG
- the LOC141720998 gene encoding uclacyanin 1-like, whose translation MSMLRTLMCLATVAMIINSAIATTTFTVGGPTGGWDIATNLKAWSSSQAFAVGDSLVFQYTPNHNLLEVSKEDYDTCQNSNPIQVYPSGATPITLTAPGSRYFICGVGGHCSLGMKVEIVTLGASALSPAQSPNTTTLPSDPQISPAAFPSPTEMPSSQPPATAGPITVPSFPLTGSPQSYNPSNALSTLPPPVEAAQGRATSSISFAILMLVALFL comes from the exons ATGTCAATGTTGAGAACACTAATGTGCTTGGCCACAGTAGCCATGATCATCAACTCAGCCATCGCAACAACTACTTTTACGGTAGGAGGTCCAACTGGAGGGTGGGATATAGCCACCAACCTAAAAGCATGGTCATCATCTCAAGCATTTGCAGTTGGAGACAGTCTTG TTTTTCAGTACACGCCAAATCACAACTTACTTGAAGTTTCAAAGGAAGACTATGATACATGCCAGAACAGTAATCCAATTCAGGTGTATCCAAGTGGTGCCACACCTATTACTCTCACTGCTCCAGGGAGCCGTTACTTCATTTGTGGAGTTGGTGGACACTGCAGCCTAGGAATGAAGGTTGAGATTGTAACTCTTGGAGCTTCAGCCTTGTCACCTGCTCAGTCCCCAAACACTACAACTTTACCATCTGATCCCCAAATCTCGCCTGCTGCATTCCCATCACCTACTGAAATGCCATCGTCTCAGCCACCAGCTACCGCAGGTCCTATAACAGTGCCTAGTTTTCCTCTAACCGGATCTCCACAAAGCTACAATCCATCCAACGCACTTTCTACCCTGCCTCCTCCAGTTGAAGCTGCTCAAGGAAGGGCTACTTCATCTATTTCATTTGCCATACTCATGCTGGTGGCATTGTTTCTCTAA
- the LOC141720996 gene encoding formin-like protein 5 encodes MASFFFCCLKGRRKKVHPKDGLRVGSPMKDFTSLSNGNSFSDESSEDSLGKDLELEAMEAPPGNSSVKLPLPLGRGRPSGASKSASGRKLFGRSANVNRYTINQDNSLTEELVPEEKVPEEKVSEEKVSEEKVSEEIISKEKVLEKKVSAATEVSPGDNCAKLPLPPGRVPPPAPISAPKSPAAPKPAPPVTGSATQTTEPASRDPKPAAASPPPPPPTNNLAPRAPPPPKIGPAPPNPPKAGNVPKAPHGKGHISANKGNKETSESGGQKAKLKPFFWDKVLANPERSMVWNELKTGSFQFNEEMMEDLFGYNKVESNNNDQGTKKQPSKAAPKYIQIIDPKKAQNLSILLKALNVTTEEVCDAIQEGNELPAELIETLLKMAPTSQEELQLRLYSEDISKLGPADRFIKILVDIPFAYQRLEALLFMCTLQNDSLSVKESFEVLEVACKELKNSRIFLKLLEAVLKTGNRMNDGTFRGGAKAFKLDTLLKLSDVKGTDGKTTLLHFVVLEIIRTEGKRAVRRLRESSIMSGVETEDLFEDTPETHFSLGLDVVSNLSNELANVRKAAVVDGDMLTTTVTKLGLSLKQSLKLLNNELRELEEECEFRNTLASFLQQADSDILWMLDEEKKITTLVKNTADYFHGTPGKDEGMRLFIIVRDFLVMVDKVCQEVKKSGPNQFRTLKKESSSASASRESQQKQPPPNIQKKLFPAIKEQRKHDSSSDDES; translated from the exons ATGGCATCCTTCTTTTTCTGCTGTCTCAAGGGTAGGAGAAAGAAAGTTCACCCCAAAGATGGACTAAGAGTTG GTTCTCCAATGAAAGATTTCACTTCCTTGTCTAATGGAAACAGTTTTAGCGACGAATCTTCTGAAGACTCATTAGGCAAAGATTTAGAATTAGAAGCTATGGAAGCTCCGCCAGGGAACAGTTCTGTAAAATTGCCACTCCCACTAGGAAGAGGGCGCCCTTCGGGCGCTTCAAAATCTGCTTCAGGTAGAAAACTATTCGGTCGCTCGGCGAATGTCAACAGATACACCATCAACCAAGATAACTCGCTTACCGAAGAATTAGTACCAGAAGAAAAAGTACCGGAAGAAAAAGTTTCAGAAGAAAAAGTTTCAGAAGAAAAAGTGTCAGAAGAAATTATATCAAAAGAAAAGGTGCTGGAAAAAAAAGTATCAGCAGCTACGGAAGTTTCACCTGGGGACAATTGTGCAAAATTGCCACTCCCTCCTGGAAGAGTGCCCCCTCCGGCTCCAATTTCTGCTCCAAAATCTCCTGCAGCCCCAAAACCTGCTCCTCCAGTAACAGGATCTGCTACTCAAACTACAGAACCTGCTAGTCGAGACCCAAAACCTGCTGCTGCCTCTCCTCCTCCACCTCCTCCTACAAACAATCTTGCGCCTAGGGCTCCTCCACCCCCAAAGATTGGCCCGGCTCCACCTAATCCTCCAAAAGCAGGTAATGTGCCAAAGGCACCACATGGTAAAGGTCATATCTCCGCGAACAAGGGAAATAAGGAAACTAGTGAGTCTGGTGGTCAGAAAGCAAAGTTGAAGCCATTCTTTTGGGACAAAGTTCTTGCTAACCCTGAGCGGTCCATGGTGTGGAATGAATTAAAGACGGGCTCATTCCA GTTCAATGAGGAGATGATGGAAGACCTCTTTGGTTATAACAAAGTGGAAAGTAACAATAATGATCAGGGCACCAAGAAACAACCGTCTAAGGCCGCTCCCAAATATATTCAAATTATTGACCCTAAGAAAGCTCAAAACTTATCAATACTGTTGAAAGCATTAAATGTGACAACCGAAGAAGTCTGTGATGCCATCCAGGAAG GGAATGAGCTTCCTGCAGAGCTGATTGAGACTCTGTTAAAGATGGCACCAACATCACAAGAAGAGCTACAACTTAGGTTATACAGCGAGGATATTTCTAAACTTGGACCTGCTGACCGCTTCATCAAAATCTTGGTTGACATACCATTTGCCTACCAGCGTCTAGAGGCTTTATTGTTTATGTGTACCCTTCAGAACGACTCCTTGTCAGTAAAAGAGTCTTTCGAAGTATTGGAG GTAGCATGCAAGGAGCTGAAAAACAGCAGAATTTTTTTAAAACTCCTAGAAGCAGTTCTTAAAACTGGCAATCGTATGAATGATGGTACTTTCCGTGGCGGAGCAAAGGCATTTAAGCTAGATACACTTTTAAAATTATCAGATGTTAAAGGAACTGATGGCAAGACTACACTCCTCCACTTTGTTGTTCTAGAAATAATTAGAACTGAAGGTAAACGTGCTGTACGTAGATTAAGAGAGAGCAGTATCATGAGTGGTGTGGAAACAGAAGACCTTTTTGAGGATACCCCTGAAACCCATTTCAGTCTTGGTCTTGATGTAGTCTCTAATTTAAGCAACGAGCTTGCAAATGTTAGAAAGGCTGCAGTAGTGGACGGTGATATGCTGACAACCACTGTTACCAAGCTTGGTCTTTCACTAAAGCAATCTCTAAAACTTTTAAACAATGAATTGCGTGAATTAGAAGAAGAGTGTGAATTCCGTAATACACTTGCTAGTTTTCTACAGCAGGCAGACAGTGATATCCTATGGATGctagatgaagaaaagaagataACTACTCTTGTCAAGAACACAGCTGATTACTTTCACGGGACTCCAGGAAAAGATGAGGGGATGCGTTTGTTTATAATTGTTCGTGACTTTTTAGTTATGGTGGATAAGGTATGCCAAGAGGTTAAAAAATCAGGACCAAATCAATTCAGGACTCTCAAAAAAGAGTCTTCAAGTGCATCAGCTTCCCGGGAGTCTCAGCAGAAGCAGCCTCCTCCAAATATTCAAAAAAAGCTGTTTCCTGCGATTAAGGAGCAACGGAAACATGATTCTAGTTCAGATGACGAAAGTTGA